In Pseudomonadota bacterium, the following proteins share a genomic window:
- a CDS encoding helix-turn-helix transcriptional regulator, protein MYIIIITMKDISEFFSQTRRLQGIKQVALAKELGITHSAIANFEAKKTKLSSETIIKIARLININPLYVTTEGVNPFKSDNLIKMVLPETLIEGLNFGIIFFLGEVNVQLNIIFLVAPSSIFQKILSKTVFENPVYAIAIKDGDNNVFLFRRKSNDPLYGERNLQLKLKEISRRYKTKINIDITKINKSLIDKIKNLTVEKEDIETFFELPTTTNNEKISQILDLCDAIKATPDDLEEALSVLLKKS, encoded by the coding sequence ATGTATATTATAATTATTACCATGAAGGATATATCAGAATTTTTTTCTCAAACCCGCAGGCTGCAAGGCATTAAGCAAGTCGCTCTTGCAAAAGAGCTTGGGATTACTCATTCCGCTATTGCAAATTTTGAAGCAAAAAAAACCAAGCTCAGCTCGGAAACAATTATCAAAATTGCCCGGCTGATTAATATTAACCCTCTTTATGTTACCACTGAAGGAGTGAACCCTTTTAAATCGGATAATTTGATTAAAATGGTATTGCCTGAAACACTAATTGAAGGCCTCAATTTTGGAATAATTTTTTTTCTTGGTGAAGTAAATGTTCAATTGAATATCATATTTTTGGTTGCCCCGTCTTCCATTTTTCAAAAAATTTTATCAAAGACTGTATTTGAAAATCCTGTATATGCAATAGCGATTAAAGATGGCGACAACAACGTGTTTTTGTTTCGGCGGAAGTCAAACGATCCGTTGTACGGTGAGAGAAATCTACAGTTGAAACTAAAAGAGATAAGCCGTAGATACAAAACAAAAATTAATATAGATATTACCAAAATCAACAAAAGTCTCATCGATAAGATCAAAAATTTGACAGTAGAAAAAGAAGATATTGAAACTTTTTTTGAGCTACCTACCACAACAAATAATGAAAAAATCTCTCAAATCCTCGACCTCTGCGATGCCATAAAAGCAACCCCGGACGACCTCGAGGAAGCCCTGAGTGTGTTGCTCAAAAAATCTTAA
- a CDS encoding aminopeptidase, which produces MNRGKGVIAFIRGKKDPAEGINIIVAHIDAPRLDLKQNPLYEDVDLALLRTHYYGGIKKYQWVAIPLAMHGIVIKADGRAIEIVIGEKEDDPVFAIDDLLPHLSRKAQDEKKLSEAIEGEKLTVLFGSMPVAGKKKEGIKKYILKILKDRYGIVEEDFISAEIEIVPAFKAKDIGIDKSMVGAYGQDDRACAYTLLKAVCDTDNPLHPCLAIFTDKEEVGSEGNTSMKSNFLEIFLNDILEGMKIKTDETLIKKMLFKSRALSADVNGAINPTFQDVHEKQNACYLGRGLCVSKFTGHGGKVGANDANAEYVGEIRRLFEKEGVIWQTGELGKIDEGGGGTVAKYLAVYGMDIIDCGTPLLTMHSPFEISSKLDVYETYRAFKAFLNS; this is translated from the coding sequence ATAAATCGCGGCAAGGGTGTTATCGCCTTTATCAGAGGAAAAAAGGACCCTGCAGAGGGTATCAATATCATCGTAGCCCACATAGACGCACCCAGGCTCGACCTCAAACAAAACCCCCTCTACGAGGACGTTGACCTTGCCCTTCTTCGCACCCATTACTATGGTGGCATTAAAAAATACCAGTGGGTTGCCATACCTCTCGCTATGCACGGGATTGTGATTAAAGCAGATGGCAGGGCTATTGAGATTGTGATAGGAGAGAAAGAGGATGACCCGGTCTTTGCAATAGACGACCTCTTGCCCCATCTCTCGAGGAAGGCACAGGATGAAAAGAAGTTATCCGAGGCAATAGAGGGCGAAAAACTAACAGTCCTTTTCGGCAGTATGCCTGTTGCCGGTAAGAAAAAAGAGGGTATAAAGAAATACATTCTAAAGATACTGAAGGATAGATACGGCATAGTAGAAGAGGATTTCATAAGTGCAGAAATAGAGATTGTGCCTGCCTTTAAGGCAAAGGACATCGGCATCGATAAAAGCATGGTAGGGGCTTATGGACAGGATGACAGGGCTTGTGCCTATACGCTCCTGAAGGCAGTATGCGACACTGATAACCCTCTTCATCCATGCCTTGCAATCTTCACGGACAAGGAAGAAGTGGGCTCAGAAGGCAACACAAGCATGAAATCAAACTTCCTCGAAATATTTTTGAATGACATCCTTGAAGGGATGAAGATAAAAACGGATGAAACCTTAATCAAAAAGATGCTCTTTAAATCAAGGGCGCTCTCGGCCGATGTGAATGGCGCCATCAACCCGACCTTTCAGGATGTCCACGAAAAACAGAATGCCTGTTATCTTGGGCGCGGTCTATGCGTATCAAAGTTTACAGGACATGGAGGAAAGGTTGGAGCCAATGATGCAAACGCAGAATACGTGGGCGAGATAAGGAGGCTTTTTGAAAAAGAGGGCGTCATCTGGCAGACCGGAGAACTTGGTAAAATTGATGAGGGAGGAGGTGGAACGGTTGCCAAATATCTTGCCGTATACGGCATGGATATCATTGACTGTGGTACCCCGCTTCTCACCATGCACTCCCCCTTTGAAATATCAAGCAAGCTTGATGTGTATGAAACATACAGGGCTTTTAAGGCCTTTTTAAATTCGTAA
- the lon gene encoding endopeptidase La has protein sequence MTEIETFDTPEILPLLPIRDMVMYPSVILPLFVGRDMSINAVEKSLSKDRLIIVTAQKDLTDEDPLPERIYSVGTVSQIMRMLRLPDGRVKVLIQGLKRARITEYVQERHTFLVRIKPIEEPLITEITLEIEALMRYVKEEMEKVVSMGRMVPPDILMVLDTIDEPGKLADISAANLGLAVDKAQEILEIVDPIARLKKLSEIMGKEIELLNMQAKILSQAKGEMSKSQREYFLHEQMKAIKSELGEADERIEEIEDLKKRIKKAKMPKDVEKETRKQLARLDMMHPDAIESSMLRTYLEWLVELPWSKSTKDNVDIKRAKKILDEDHYNLEKVKERILEFLSVIKFKGEMKGPILCFVGPPGVGKTSLGRSIARALSRSFSRISLGGMKDEAEIRGHRRTYVGSMPGRIIQNLKRAGTNNPVFMMDEIDKIGTDFRGDPASALLEVLDPEQNNSFSDHYLNVPFDLSKVMFITTANRVDTIPSALRDRMETISIPGYTEKEKLAIAKKYLIPKQLKENGLKEELLEIADSAIDKVIQDYTREAGLRNLEREIASMARKVVRRIAEGDKRKVIITAKNLHKFAGIPKYLPEGGIEYDTVGVASGLAWTEFGGDVLHIEASCRKGKKELTLTGSMGDVMKESAQAALTHIKSKAKTLHINEEIFDTLEIHIHVPQGAIPKDGPSAGITMAVALISAITKKPVSRKIAMTGEITLTGRVLPIGGLKEKTLAALRARMEKIIIPAENMKELEEIPAYIKRKIKFIPARNMDDVIKIIFGKK, from the coding sequence ATGACGGAGATTGAAACATTCGATACACCTGAGATACTCCCTTTACTTCCCATCCGGGACATGGTGATGTATCCTTCCGTGATACTCCCTCTTTTTGTTGGAAGGGACATGTCAATAAATGCTGTTGAAAAATCCCTGTCCAAGGACAGGCTGATTATCGTTACAGCACAGAAGGATTTAACAGACGAGGATCCTCTTCCTGAAAGGATTTATTCTGTCGGTACTGTTTCACAGATTATGAGGATGTTAAGACTGCCGGACGGAAGGGTAAAGGTCCTTATTCAGGGGCTAAAAAGGGCAAGGATAACAGAATATGTCCAGGAAAGGCACACCTTTCTTGTAAGAATAAAACCCATAGAAGAGCCATTGATCACAGAGATTACATTAGAAATCGAAGCCCTCATGAGATATGTGAAGGAAGAGATGGAAAAGGTAGTCTCCATGGGCAGGATGGTGCCCCCGGATATTTTAATGGTTCTTGACACCATAGATGAACCTGGAAAGCTTGCCGACATATCAGCTGCAAACCTGGGGCTGGCGGTCGACAAAGCTCAGGAAATCCTCGAAATTGTGGATCCTATTGCACGTTTGAAAAAACTTTCAGAAATCATGGGAAAGGAGATAGAGCTCCTGAACATGCAGGCAAAGATCCTCTCCCAGGCAAAGGGAGAAATGTCGAAAAGCCAGAGGGAATACTTCTTACACGAACAGATGAAGGCAATAAAGAGCGAACTTGGAGAGGCAGATGAGAGGATTGAGGAGATAGAAGACCTGAAAAAACGGATCAAGAAGGCGAAGATGCCAAAGGATGTAGAGAAAGAGACAAGGAAACAGCTCGCACGGCTCGATATGATGCACCCGGATGCGATAGAATCTTCGATGCTTCGAACATATCTGGAATGGCTCGTTGAACTGCCATGGAGCAAATCCACAAAAGACAACGTAGATATAAAAAGGGCAAAAAAGATACTTGATGAAGACCACTATAACCTTGAAAAGGTAAAGGAAAGGATACTCGAATTCTTAAGCGTCATAAAGTTCAAGGGAGAGATGAAAGGGCCAATCCTCTGTTTTGTGGGGCCACCCGGCGTAGGCAAGACCTCCCTCGGCAGGTCTATTGCAAGGGCGCTGAGCAGAAGCTTCTCAAGGATATCCCTCGGTGGCATGAAGGACGAGGCCGAGATAAGGGGTCATAGAAGGACATACGTTGGTTCCATGCCAGGGAGGATCATTCAGAACCTGAAACGGGCAGGTACAAATAACCCTGTCTTTATGATGGATGAAATTGATAAGATAGGCACTGATTTCAGGGGTGACCCTGCAAGTGCACTTCTTGAGGTCCTCGACCCTGAGCAGAATAATTCCTTCAGCGACCACTATCTCAATGTTCCTTTTGACCTTTCAAAGGTGATGTTCATTACCACCGCAAACAGGGTAGACACCATACCATCTGCATTAAGGGACAGGATGGAGACGATATCCATCCCTGGTTACACTGAAAAAGAAAAGCTCGCAATAGCAAAGAAATACCTCATTCCAAAACAACTAAAAGAGAATGGATTAAAAGAGGAGCTCCTTGAAATTGCGGATAGCGCCATAGATAAGGTCATACAGGATTACACAAGAGAGGCAGGGTTAAGGAACCTTGAGAGAGAAATTGCATCAATGGCGAGAAAGGTAGTGAGGAGGATAGCTGAGGGCGACAAAAGAAAGGTAATAATAACCGCTAAAAACCTTCATAAATTCGCAGGGATACCTAAATATCTCCCCGAAGGGGGTATCGAATACGATACTGTGGGTGTTGCCAGTGGGCTTGCCTGGACAGAATTTGGCGGGGATGTGCTCCATATTGAGGCATCCTGTAGAAAGGGCAAAAAGGAACTTACCCTTACTGGCAGCATGGGCGATGTGATGAAAGAGTCGGCCCAGGCGGCATTAACCCACATAAAATCAAAGGCAAAAACCCTTCACATAAATGAAGAAATCTTTGACACGCTGGAGATTCATATCCATGTACCCCAGGGTGCAATTCCGAAAGATGGCCCCTCTGCAGGTATCACCATGGCCGTTGCCTTGATAAGTGCCATAACAAAAAAACCTGTAAGTAGAAAGATTGCAATGACAGGAGAGATTACCCTTACCGGCAGGGTGTTACCGATAGGCGGGTTAAAGGAAAAAACCCTTGCAGCCCTTCGTGCCCGGATGGAAAAGA